The genomic region gtctcccatggatgatgtcgaaaggtgttagcccttctgaagtgggagtaattctcatatagagcttcactaaatctaggcactctggccaagatctgcctgttgtttccatgcattttttcaacctgcttttgatagtggagtttgctcgttccaccaggccagcgctcgcaggatgccaagcgcagtggttttttaatgttatcccaaggtgtacagccatgttctgtacaacttggttcacaaagtgtggaccattgtcactgtaaatggtttgggggatgccatgagtaggtatgatggctttgcagatggcttttgccactgttaaggcatctgctcgtttagatggaactatttccacccatttggaaaatgcatcaatcatcactaagcagtatttgtgaggtccactttgtgtgagctcaataaaatccatgtgcatgatttgaaatgggtaagacggttttggaaatgagcctctcttaggtctcatatttccttgtggattatgtttcacacaaacaggacatgctttacaattttgttttaagtaAGTAtcaaaaccaaaggtagtgaattgttgatgcatgatagacttcatccctcctgtcgacacatggcaaggcccatgagtcgcaatcgctgctgccttaaaaaatgattttggtaaaacacgtttgtcattgatgcggtggatattatctgtatccatcattgcaccttttgtcgtccacattcgtttttccaccattggagcattgccctgcatatctgttagtatagtcttatctatgagttgcgtgtcctctgaatctattaaaaagaattcatggccatgtttccctgctgctgcttcttcagcaattttgtctgctaatctgtttccatttgagacttcatctgtgccagtggtgtgagcagcacatttacacacagctagtttagcaggtaaatgaatggcctgcaacaagtcttttaacaaggaggcatgggtaaccgtcttaccggtcgatgttgtcatccctccgcgctcccattgtttcgcaaaatagaacagagtagaaaacgcatactgactgtctgtgtatacagtgacttccttatcttccgctaattgacaagctcttgttagcgcaattagctcagcagcctgcgctgacctgttgtatggaagcttctccgcttcaacaatctggtttggcaatttcacaattgcataaccacttttattgtttcctttaggatcctttgaacatgatccatccacaaaccacttttaccctttgtcaagtggcgtgtcacgtaaatcttctctgggtagctgtagatgttctgtggcatccaaacagttatgtggggtaccatcccctggcaacgggaccaacgttgctgggttaaggactgtgcacctttttatcacaatgtgtggttgtgacagaagtgtagcagtgtaagacaggtgtctggctggtgacgaaaagttcattttactttgcagtagcaacacgtctacagcatgtggaactagcagctccattttgtgaaagagcaccacatctgcagcttgtctcactgcaagcgctgccgagcacactgcttggacacagtctggcaaagattgagccactggatccaattttgtggaataaaatgcaattggtcttagtttgctgccatgactctgcagcaacactgaggtcataaaaccattcctgcagtctgctgtttgcacaaaggttttattgtagtctggcaagataagagttgtagtttctatcagagcctgtttcagcaccacaaaagcacTACTGCTACTGttgtccacattattttttctgtcattgccatggggactccatgcacaatgttcagcagcggttgtgtcttttccgcataatgtgggatccatgctctacagtaattgcagagccccaaaaatgacatttgtttttttgtttcaggtttcggtgcatctgcaatgatctgctttctggttctctgtatctgtcttccagaagctgacaaagtgtaacctaaatagttcacttcctgtctgacccattgtagcttgttcttgctcactttattccctgttttgcagagaaagtgtaacaatgctaaggagtaggggtgtaaatcgcgggttttgtcacgatacgatataatatcgatataaagaactacgatacgatatttgccgatatcttaaagcctgctgcgattcattcacgatatatcgcgatatagtgctctacgatcgatatttttttttttttagtaaaaaatatataacaatatcctgatttataacaattcatacgcaaaatcaacaaggtactgcaaactctttatttaggaaatacaagagtattgtagtatacaaattgcttactttaacactgaactttgatgtcgtgttttttctttaaatgtgcggcgagatttgtgctccctgaatatttgatcaccgcatggcaggatttacaaactgcacgtgtcttggccgttgagccatcttttctttggaatccaaagtgcttccaaacgaatgacttgaagcctaaaggggagcaaatttcctcgtctttttggacactagccatagcactagcccaggagccgcggactagttgtcccctcccctttcacgcgcgtgctctgctcacaacacaacaacgccggaaagaggaagcaagcaacaatgaactggatttcaaaataaagtcgcgtctaatgtccgaggtcaaacacggcgatataaatcgatgtttacctttagcatcgataccaataaatcgtagagcattatatcgattaatcgatgtgtatcgatgtatcgttacacccctactaaggagtcttccttgcaagcagcttcagtttcagaggctaccaggagatcatctacataaactagaagttggcttttgtttgacatctgaaaatcagccaaacaggccatgatagcttgaatgaaaatagttggactctcagcaaatccctgtggcaatctggtgtacgtatagctttgtcctttaaaggtaaacgcaaaccaaaactgtgagtgtgggtgaattggcactgagaaaaatgcattgctaagatcaattactgtgaaaaacttctggttaggtttcaaagtgttcagaagtgtgtgtaggtcaggcacattaggtgcacttgtctgcactgcatcattcactgctcgtaaatcttgtatcattcggcaatcaattttattggccttttggactggaaaaataggagtgttgcaaggagaatccgagcacttcctaatgattcctcctgtcaaaagatcatttataacacgggtaatcccatttattgcctcgtgttttaaaggatattgcttaactcttggacgccactctgatcttgatttgatctgtactggtggaatggacgttaaaagtcctacaccagatgggccctttgtccacagttttcaggaagcccagccaattcctcctcttccttttcattaaaacaaatgtcaactagtcaggttgccctaccaacagctacttcacacactgtttgcttccacatgtcacaactggtactgtagctccatccatcacctttgtcctcataatcaatgaggcaatctagtcatgctgagaatttggctttccctctcccccttcctccttcccttgattggttttgttttgcaaaacgacactcccttgaccagtgtccacgtttcccacagttccaacagttgccagaatctggtgggggttttgaattgtatggtggccttcgaccttgttggcctctacctcctctgcccctctggggcccttggaagaagactgttgtgtcttcatctaggtcagtggttcccaaagtgggcggtaccgcccccctgggggcggtggaaagctctgggggggcggtgaggaagaaaggggcggtaggggggcggtaggggggcggcagtcgatttgtacacaacacgcacgccgctctggcccagtcagatacgacagcatagctacaaaagcaaaagctcacgtttgtaatttcaagcttgtaatgttcagaattttatcttataataaaaaccgcattctggcggtcaacatcatcttgagttcaagtcaacatgaaattggggactcgccagaacgcgccgtgttgtgttgtgttgagctggttagggcaatggtccccaaccaccgggccgcggcccggtaccggtccgtgggtcacttggtaccgggccgccaagccgcacagaaattttttttttatcgacgatcaattaattcaggtcaagacgctcgtcccggtcacgtgacatgtttccccagtcgagcccgcaaagctaatatgtggcgacaggctaactaaccaggcagtgaagcattcaaaactgcttcaacacatggagaccaagcaacctgcaataaaagacaaaccttaaatcacttcgggtgtcattgtctccgattacgtctagatgggaccggctcgtttctgagaaacaaactcagtgctcccactaattcaacgtaatggtaatgatattataaatgtattatttatttatttatataaatgtattatttatttatataaatgccggtccgcgaaaatatttctgacatgtaaccggtccgtggcgcaaaaaaggttggggggggtagggggggtaggaggggggcgctaggaattcactggggagccaaagggggcgccagcctgcaaaagtttgggaaccactgatctaggtcattaacgtctagatgaaatacatcagaacttttgcctttttttatcactttttcagcatgtctggcccattgcatagttgttgtcacacttgcaatatctacttccaccaaatgtttcctcacccagttgcctatttcagggcggaaatgagtaaggagcgcatttttaagctgttgctgataagcactctcagctgcatcattgaatgggatgccactatgcaccctgaattctttttcaaatctcaagcgaaaatcatcagtatcttccccaggcttctgctttattcctgccaaatgaccataattcgctcgtctttgaaatataatttgcactctttgcacaagatcattccattgtgcggcatactcccctcccaattgatttccctcaacatgatagggaaaaggcccttgattatttctacctgtgtaatttcctctaacctttgcccagtcttttcccaaggaagacattgcagcttctcctgcctcatgcccatttagtctataggaatgtatggttccagccatgtcttctgcccctTTTTCTGGGTCTTTAGCAACAGGGGTAatcccttcaactgctttccttgtctcttccaaagtccatggccgaaaaacatatgtatgtagaggttggccttcccctacaatagggttcggcacttggatcattgggcacacatcaacattgtctaaattttgggaaaatctagcagcagtggtcaaacctcttgtttgtacagggcttctaatcatttgaccctgacattttttgctgttatatgacggagggcgcaggtctgttaagcttggatacaagttttgcgcacaagcaaacagcctctcttgctcctctgcttgcgctgcatccgggacagtgcgcctgcgcactgtggcctcattgtcttccggcctgacaaacatggtcgcagcctcatcacttttcatctttctatcttttgtcttttggatttgttctcttctctcttgtgaagcattcaaccatattctagcacaaatcaattctttctcttttctttttcagtccctctgacttcctattcacactctcctccaaaacatcaaccactatcttccacacttcaactttcaacttcccttctactccatatttttcttccacttcggcatgtattgcatacaattaacaaatttactcgctatgtacttctcatctccgttaagagctagggatttaccgtttttatttcccaccttaatttggtattttaggtttataaaattttttttccaaaatttattctctttctttgaggatcctcaatgcaagtttaaattgaactttcaacaattactagcctgtattattgccgtggatcaatgctagaactgctatttagtccatttatcctaccagtcactctcaatcacacaaactccagcgctttttatttctaggcctatccaggatgggtgcaaaacccttccaaacagcttggaaaaacggacaaaaaaaagaatctacgcccttcttcaattaagaaaaaaaacctctgtttttttcttagcccgttctttccactgggacttgaacccgagctgttctttggccggaaaaacgtacaaagaaaaatctacactcttctttgattaacaaaaaaagaagctccgtgtttcttagcacgttccttccactgggactccaacccaagccagatccctcagcttggaaaaacagacaaagaatctacgcacttcttcgatgaacgaaaaagaagctctgcttttcttagcctgtttcttcgcCTGGGACTCGAACCCAAGCTATATTCCGTGCACCtctaccttttacgcgtttcacaacaacacaatcacacaactttagggctttaacttacttgtccccttgaTTCGCTGCACAACACCGGGTAccgtcaatccacatctgtcagacgaaggcagacctaagatgctggcccagcgaagaatttccttcccaggtctttctttaccaggtccggctaaatggacgctggcccgtcgacggtgtacagcgtgtcgtcctccgtcagccagatggcgggtatgagggtcccgggtttcggcaccaaaatgttagagtggtgctcactctaacttattttgcaagaaccacatgggagacagttaagtctttttgggcacctgcaggcagagagtccattcgtcactgtgcgtacagcaatgatcgaatgacgtctgactctcgcttcccacaagagcatctttattaagagaaaaagggtgggggtgacagtagactgaacagacaagttaaaaagcccttgacctctagattagcagagcaggggatgttttacgacattgtgtaggatgaaacaagctaggttatttattactggttacacaccaacataagcataaaactaatctacctaggttatttattactggttacatacattccaacataatcatatgatcaagatagttttggaaaaccctgacagtggtcgccttgcgggtgagatgggaggtgtaaatgtccttcaaggcacgcaataacaatgagtaacttgtcctaaacacttaaacaaacattgagtaaatatgggataacttgtacgcaactacttcaaaccgtatataacgcttgacaaagaaaaacagttctgaccaacaacaatctatgaaccaaatcagaacacttcgcctatgcaaatatgctctgctcattgttggtgaagacctcttacaggaacaaaaacacacacacataacaaaagacatctctgtcactaaagaggaagaatttaaataacaggaaagtcataaacatgtaaatgacaaggctttacttacaTTATTCCAACGGTAAGCCAGAATGTatagatttacgatttgccaaggaaagaaagaaccactcactgaaacaccacttcttttatgctcgttttctccaagctaacggctaactttattgcaggAAGGGCAttcgccgttatgcaacaacgaggagattatgcttctctttgggtaatctttattttataacacttatagtagtttttaaataacgtgtatttatatatacgcttacatattgttatccaatatatctactgcaatttcacattagattgctggtttgaaatttactattattattattattattttaataaacatttatgttaaaatttgtctagtgttttattccttgtttttatatttgcatactaaaacataaaaatcagacatttggttaactggtttttaagttttacgttgttatatgagttggtgtccccttaaataacaaatatcggcataactgttttttttccaaccttttattcaaacacaatcgcattcggtataataacaccatcaactacaagccaacaaatacaaaattaaaacatcaatgtcggcataacgtgtgtcggctatGCTGTCTGTCAgtcactcgtgaatcttcgtgatcgaccaatcagcagcgccagcgagcgttagatggaggagggactttacgagtcagtgacctAATTTGcccttcacgaacgagtcgcgaatttattatttttattattttaataaacatttatgttaaaacttgtctcgtgttttattctttgtttttatattcgcccattaaaacataaaaatcagacatttggcttACTggttcagaggcgtagccaggaatttttccattAGGGGCgcacccacaggaaaaaaaatcgaacatcacccacgccgttcgctgatcgcaaaaacaacatccgggtccgggtggCAAACGgtaaatggataacatcgcgcacatagaatagcgcaagcacattcgcgcaagaccgaaagaaaaaaacggcatgaaaatgaagaatcgaaaaagctcgattttttttcaaccgggtcgcagggagtcctaaccggggcgccgccccggctcgccccggcttggctacgcctctgtacTGGTTTATATGACAATGTATATGTGTTTCatgttgttatatgagttggtgtccccttaaataacaaatgtcggcataacgttttttttttttttttcaaccttttatcgAATCACAGTCGGTATAATAACACaatcaactacaagccaacaaatataaaattaaaacgtcaatgtcggcataacgtgtgtcggctggcatagtagcaatgctgtctgtgactcactcgtgaataggggtgtaaatcgcgtgttttgtcacgatacgatatcatatcgatacaaagaactacgatacgatatttgccgatatcttaaagccttctGCGAtttattcacgatatatcgcgatatagtgctctacgatcgatatttattttttaataaaaaatatagaacaatatcctgatttataacaattcatacgcataATCAACAACGTACtacgcatggcaggatttacaaactgcacgtgtcttgtccgttgagccatcttttctttggaatccaaagtgcttccaaacgaatgacttgaagcctaaaggggagcaaatttcctcgtctttttggacactagccatagcaccagcccaggagccgcgtactagttgtcgactcccctttcacgtgcagcaacgccgcgcactgctccctgctcccggaaagaggaagcaagcaacaatgaactggatttcaaaataaagtcacgtctaatgtccgaggtcaaacacggcgatataaatcgatgtttacgtttagcatcgatgccaataaatcgtagagcattatatcgattaatcgatgtgtatcgatgtatcgttacacccgtagtaattaatgattaaaacttgaaagtatctgtttattgtattcgtttatatgtttaataaagacaaagccatcacaaaactgttgtaattatttagattttgatttaaattagccttgaataaagactaagcagtcacatgaattaacagaaaaaatggacagccggactcggactcatggccaagaggccggactcggtgcaaaaatccgaccgagtccacagccgtggtgccaacagcctttaaaaccgctatcattaaaccgctacttaaacgaccaaatcttgacccgaactgtctcagtaattaccgtaattttccatgtataatacgcccccatatataatatgcaccctaaaaacggcaaacaaagacagacacacaaagaaaccgaaattccgtttcctccatcccacggtgacgagacactacacgataaacatacaagtagacgacacaaaataaaaacaagaaggcacaaacaataactaataaataaataagatgagtgatgaataaataataaacaaataacccaataaataagaggagcaaaactgagccagtgtgcgtacagcagacagtaagcatagtgcaaagtacaggacgctacgcagaaagggggggcgaggtcaggatcctaacagcctggagtatgaagctgttggagagtctggtggtgcgggagcgcaggctcctgtacctcttcccagagggcagaagctcaaacaaagagtgagcggggtgactcacatcactcacaatcgtggtcgccttgcggatgAGATGGGAGgtataaatgtccttcaaggaggggagcgaagcaccaataatcttaccagccatgttcactatgcgctgcagggccttcaagttgtagtcagtgcagccgccaccccaaacagcaatacagctggagaggacgctctcaatggtggcgcggtaaaatgtagtcatgacggccggaggagcgctcgctcgcctgagtttccgcaggaagtacaggcggcgctgggctttctttgtcagtgatgcggtgttggtggaccaggagagatcctcactgatgtgcacccccaggaacttggcgctgctcactctctccaccacagcaccgtcgatggtcagcggcaggtgttgggtgtgacccttccggaa from Syngnathus typhle isolate RoL2023-S1 ecotype Sweden linkage group LG8, RoL_Styp_1.0, whole genome shotgun sequence harbors:
- the yipf3 gene encoding protein YIPF3 isoform X1, with translation MTTSTGKTVTHASLLKDLLQAIHLPAKLAVCKCAAHTTGTDEVSNGNRLADKIAEEAAAGKHGHEFFLIDSEDTQLIDKTILTDMQGNAPMVEKRMWTTKGAMMDTDNIHRINDKRVLPKSFFKAAAIATHGPCHVSTGGMKSIMHQQFTTFGFDTYLKQNCKACPVCVKHNPQGNMRPKRGSFPKPSYPFQIMHMDFIELTQSGPHKYCLVMIDAFSKWVEIVPSKRADALTVAKAICKAIIPTHGIPQTIYSDNGPHFVNQVVQNMAVHLGITLKNHCAWHPASAGLVERANSTIKSRLKKCMETTGRSWPECLDLVKLYMRITPTSEGLTPFDIIHGRPYRLPVFPADLQKADEEQSLADYMIRTLKLKDVSNANLLPPDLSSSQVDNPINPGDWVYIKVVKRKNWVSPRWEGPFQGGLHRAAAWRELYMLHPRK
- the yipf3 gene encoding protein YIPF3 isoform X2: MKSDEAATMFVRPEDNEATVRRRTVPDAAQAEEQERLFACAQNLYPSLTDLRPPSYNSKKCQGQMIRSPVQTRGLTTAARFSQNLDNVDVCPMIQVPNPIVGEGQPLHTYVFRPWTLEETRKAVEGITPVAKDPEKGAEDMAGTIHSYRLNGHEAGEAAMSSLGKDWAKVRGNYTGRNNQGPFPYHVEGNQLGGEYAAQWNDLVQRVQIIFQRRANYGHLAGIKQKPGEDTDDFRLRFEKEFRVHSGIPFNDAAESAYQQQLKNALLTHFRPEIGNWVRKHLVEVDIASVTTTMQWARHAEKVIKKGKSSDVFHLDVNDLDQWFPNFCRLAPPLAPQ